From a region of the Mercurialis annua linkage group LG1-X, ddMerAnnu1.2, whole genome shotgun sequence genome:
- the LOC126670405 gene encoding putative F-box protein At1g65770, whose translation MAGQSLNRNWADLPQELVEIIGNHLDSRIDVFRFRAVCTSWRSFVSSTYRQSPTLLLNLPAPISADAFVSLPTICRLERVDENISQPACWLTKVDESTRGEMQLLIPLSNRQIKFSPGMLPNILNLLNFRLVEITKACTLKLATGRPVLGIDKAVLFPNPTQIATQFGIIAIFHEGKLGYWTNGDESWTLLDDANFNYDDILFFKGEYYVVDRNGTVFLVDSSLNLIQYSHPLCLFGNKKNLVESCGDLYAVDRYLDGERRIWRRNEDANVINQEGSNNRELFFNLLINYPKCRAKTVDFKVYKLDLALRRWVNVRSLDDRIFLVSNQISFSVSAREFNVCEGNCIYYTDPNDEDFGGESSGYDARVFKLKDHSIVQGTSSLGCSPIIQPPFQVGPLII comes from the coding sequence ATGGCTGGTCAGTCCCTTAACCGCAATTGGGCCGATCTTCCCCAAGAACTAGTAGAAATCATCGGTAATCATCTTGATTCTCGCATTGATGTTTTCCGGTTCCGCGCTGTATGCACTTCTTGGCGATCCTTTGTTTCTTCTACTTACCGGCAATCCCCCACCCTTCTGCTCAACCTTCCCGCTCCTATTTCAGCCGATGCTTTCGTTTCTCTGCCCACCATTTGCCGTCTCGAGCGTGTTGATGAGAATATTTCACAGCCTGCTTGTTGGCTGACTAAAGTGGACGAGTCAACTCGCGGCGAAATGCAGCTTTTGATCCCTCTTTCAAATCGTCAAATTAAGTTCTCTCCTGGTATGCttccaaatattttgaatttactCAATTTCCGGTTAGTAGAGATAACTAAAGCTTGCACTCTTAAACTTGCTACTGGCCGTCCTGTTCTGGGTATTGATAAAGCCGTTCTGTTTCCAAATCCTACTCAAATTGCGACTCAATTCGGTATTATTGCCATCTTTCATGAAGGTAAATTGGGTTACTGGACAAATGGTGACGAGAGTTGGACTTTGTTGGATGATGCTAATTTTAACTATGATGATATTTTATTCTTCAAGGGGGAATACTATGTTGTTGATAGAAATGGAACTGTTTTTCTCGTTGATTCTTCGCTTAATTTGATTCAGTATTCGCACCCTTTATGCCTGTTTGGCAATAAGAAGAATTTAGTGGAATCTTGTGGCGATCTTTATGCTGTTGATAGGTATCTTGATGGAGAACGAAGGATTTGGCGACGTAATGAAGATGCCAATGTAATTAATCAAGAAGGCTCGAATAATCGTGAGCTGTTCTTCAATCTTCTCATTAACTACCCAAAATGTAGAGCTAAAACAGTTGATTTTAAAGTTTATAAGCTTGATCTAGCTTTGAGAAGATGGGTGAATGTGAGATCATTGGATGATAGAATCTTTCTTGTGAGTAATCAGATTAGTTTCTCTGTTTCTGCTCGAGAGTTTAATGTATGCGAAGGGAATTGCATATATTATACGGATCCTAATGACGAAGATTTTGGTGGTGAATCGAGCGGTTATGATGCTCGTgtattcaaattaaaagatcATAGCATTGTTCAAGGAACCAGTTCTCTTGGGTGTTCTCCCATAATTCAGCCACCCTTTCAAGTTGGTCCACTTATCATTTGA